A window of the Pseudoliparis swirei isolate HS2019 ecotype Mariana Trench chromosome 13, NWPU_hadal_v1, whole genome shotgun sequence genome harbors these coding sequences:
- the vstm4b gene encoding V-set and transmembrane domain-containing protein 4: MKISSVIFALLTRALLGDLSLAINVTITPSPFTVAQEGQNVTLSCVVSQRRRNAALPVVKWTFLPMGADRPEDELLVARVNMRKARFYGNYTKSFPWPKLKLLVVKQGKIFDLVVLNVSEGDRGLYVCRVQEFRKHQDRWKASSNCTATTELRVHVIPAPKAKENLWSLFEDVYLCAVLICSVGLLCMCMFTVTVTCQYIQRKQRLKDNYLLVNSPHSSSGETVTSVINGSPALPRKERRYRKKRSRDYHDQIPPEIPAKVPIGDKTRKPKLLKAQPRILVLPKIVEENLTYAELDLVKPIPDAVASCSGTVYAQIQFGEQQL; encoded by the exons ATGAAGATCTCCTCCGTGATCTTCGCTCTGCTGACTCGAGCGCTGCTTGGAG ATTTGTCTTTGGCCATCAACGTCACCATCACCCCTTCCCCCTTCACGGTGGCCCAGGAGGGTCAGAATGTCACCCTCTCCTGCGTCGTGTCCCAGCGGCGGCGCAACGCCGCCCTGCCGGTGGTGAAGTGGACCTTCCTGCCCATGGGCGCCGACCGGCCGGAGGACGAGCTCCTCGTCGCCCGCGTCAACATGAGGAAGGCCCGATTCTACGGCAACTACACCAAGAGTTTCCCGTGGCCCAAGCTGAAGCTGTTGGTGGTGAAGCAGGGGAAGATATTTGACCTGGTGGTCTTGAACGTGTCCGAGGGCGACCGGGGGCTCTACGTGTGCCGGGTGCAGGAGTTCAGAAAGCACCAGGACCGCTGGAAGGCCTCGTCCAACTGCACCGCCACGACTGAGCTCCGAG TGCATGTCATACCGGCCCCCAAGGCCAAAGAGAACTTGTGGAGTTTGTTCGAAG ACGTGTACCTGTGTGCGGTGCTGATCTGCTCCGTGGGCCtgctgtgtatgtgcatgttcaCGGTCACGGTAACCTGCCAGTACATACAGAGGAAGCAGAGGTTAAAAG ATAATTACCTGCTGGTCAACAGCCCTCACAGCAG CTCGGGGGAGACGGTCACCAGCGTGATCAACGGTTCTCCCGCTCTGccgaggaaggagaggaggtaccggaagaagaggagcagagatTACCACGACCAGATTCCACCGGAGATCCCGGCTAAAG TTCCCATTGGAGACAAAACACGGAAACCCAAACTTTTAAAAGCCCAACCACGGATACTAGTGTTG CCGAAGATCGTGGAGGAGAATCTGACCTACGCGGAGCTGGATCTGGTGAAGCCGATTCCGGACGCCGTGGCGTCGTGCAGCGGCACCGTGTACGCCCAGATACAGTTCGGGGAGCAGCAGCTCTGA